The proteins below are encoded in one region of Paenibacillus sp. YYML68:
- a CDS encoding YfhD family protein, whose protein sequence is MAQRWKKAFQKQNLPIAKNEDVEFSAEIADAQDLEAQERAALADARQEQE, encoded by the coding sequence ATGGCACAACGTTGGAAAAAGGCGTTCCAGAAGCAAAATTTGCCGATAGCGAAGAACGAGGATGTGGAGTTCTCTGCGGAGATTGCTGATGCTCAGGATCTGGAGGCTCAAGAGCGCGCTGCGCTTGCTGATGCACGTCAGGAGCAGGAGTAG
- a CDS encoding N-acetyltransferase, whose product MTTTLTCRKATEQDIDTLYDIIQGYAEKGIMLPRSKETLSHQLSTFVVAEVDGQLVGCGSNTQLGPDLIEIRSLGVTDGYKGMGIGKKIVSFLVEEARQMGIPKVMALTYEVAFFERNGFTVVQKEIFPEKVWRDCIHCKKQHCCDEIAVLKRLD is encoded by the coding sequence ATGACGACGACCCTGACCTGCCGCAAGGCAACTGAACAGGATATCGACACATTGTACGACATTATTCAAGGCTACGCGGAGAAGGGCATCATGCTGCCGCGCTCGAAGGAAACGTTGAGCCATCAGCTGAGCACGTTCGTCGTAGCCGAGGTAGACGGGCAGCTCGTTGGCTGCGGCTCGAATACACAGCTCGGTCCAGACCTGATCGAGATTCGCTCGTTAGGGGTGACCGATGGCTATAAGGGAATGGGTATTGGTAAGAAGATTGTCAGCTTCCTCGTCGAGGAGGCGCGGCAGATGGGTATACCGAAGGTGATGGCGCTGACGTATGAGGTTGCTTTTTTCGAGAGAAACGGCTTCACCGTCGTCCAGAAGGAGATCTTTCCCGAGAAGGTATGGCGCGACTGCATCCATTGTAAAAAACAGCACTGCTGCGACGAAATCGCTGTGCTGAAAAGACTCGATTGA
- the hemW gene encoding radical SAM family heme chaperone HemW: MMQRTQTPEAVYIHIPFCTNKCHYCDFNSYILKGQPVMDYLDALEREMEQTVRLVPPGTIKTIFVGGGTPTVLTPEQMDVFLSRVRTYFGDWAPELEFTMEANPGTTDAEKLHAMKSGGVNRLSFGVQSFDNALLERIGRIHNTDDVYRSLENARKAGFTNMSIDLMFGLPGQTVDIMEHTLQKALELELHHYSIYSLKVEENTLFHALYERGELPLPEEDEEVGMFVHIMNRLREAGYGQYEISNFAKAGYESKHNSMYWRNQSYYGLGAGAHGYVHGTRHVNIKGVQPYIEATRNGLPLLQHSEVSEVEAMEDFMMVGLRLLRGVSRSDFHQQFGRELESVFGKAIRGLCERKLLEQTEAGYRLTGQGILLGNEVFGQFLEACEVAGEV, from the coding sequence ATGATGCAGCGCACACAGACGCCAGAGGCGGTGTACATTCATATTCCGTTCTGCACGAACAAGTGTCATTACTGTGACTTCAATTCTTACATCTTGAAGGGACAGCCGGTGATGGATTATCTCGACGCGCTGGAGCGAGAGATGGAACAGACGGTTCGGCTGGTGCCGCCGGGCACGATCAAGACGATCTTCGTCGGCGGTGGGACGCCGACCGTGCTGACACCGGAGCAGATGGACGTCTTCCTCAGTCGGGTACGTACGTACTTCGGCGACTGGGCACCCGAGCTCGAATTCACGATGGAGGCGAACCCAGGAACGACAGATGCCGAGAAGCTACACGCGATGAAGAGCGGCGGCGTCAATCGGCTCAGCTTCGGCGTTCAATCGTTCGACAATGCACTTCTTGAGCGCATTGGGCGTATTCATAATACGGATGATGTGTATCGCAGTCTGGAGAACGCGCGCAAGGCGGGCTTTACGAACATGTCAATCGATCTGATGTTCGGTCTGCCCGGTCAGACGGTGGACATCATGGAGCATACGCTGCAGAAGGCGCTAGAGCTCGAGCTGCACCACTATTCGATCTACAGCCTGAAGGTCGAGGAGAATACGCTGTTCCATGCTCTCTATGAGCGCGGCGAGCTGCCGCTTCCCGAGGAGGATGAGGAGGTTGGCATGTTCGTACATATTATGAATCGGCTGCGCGAGGCCGGGTACGGACAGTACGAGATCAGCAACTTCGCCAAGGCTGGCTATGAGAGCAAGCACAACAGCATGTATTGGCGCAACCAGAGCTACTATGGGCTTGGGGCGGGGGCGCACGGCTATGTGCATGGCACAAGGCATGTCAACATTAAGGGTGTACAGCCATATATTGAAGCGACACGGAACGGCCTCCCGCTGCTCCAGCATAGCGAGGTGAGCGAGGTCGAGGCGATGGAGGACTTCATGATGGTCGGGCTGCGGCTGTTGCGCGGTGTGAGCCGATCAGATTTCCACCAGCAATTCGGCCGTGAGCTCGAGTCAGTGTTCGGGAAGGCGATTCGCGGATTGTGCGAGCGGAAGCTGCTTGAGCAGACGGAAGCCGGATACCGGCTGACCGGGCAAGGCATTCTGCTCGGCAACGAGGTGTTCGGGCAGTTTCTCGAGGCTTGCGAGGTGGCGGGCGAGGTGTAA
- the dnaK gene encoding molecular chaperone DnaK, whose translation MSKVIGIDLGTTNSCVAVMEGGEAVVIPNAEGNRTTPSVVGFKKDGERIVGDTAKRQAITNPDRTIISIKRHMGTSHKETIDGQSFTPQEISAIILQKLKADAEAYLGQPVTQAVITVPAYFNDSQRQATKDAGKIAGLEVLRIVNEPTAAALAYGMEKSEDQTILVYDLGGGTFDVSILELGDGFFEVKATSGDNKLGGDDFDQVIIDYLVAEFKKEHGIDLSKDKAAVQRLKDAAEKAKKELSGVLTTTISLPFITVVDGVPQHLEVNLTRAKFEELSSGLVERTLGPTRQALSDAGLTADKIDKIVLVGGSTRIPAVQEAVKRLTGKEPHKGVNPDEVVALGAAVQAGVLTGDVKDVVLLDVTPLSLGIETAGGVFTKMIERNTTIPTTKSQVFTTYADSQPSVEIHVLQGERAMANDNKTLGKFMLGDIPPAPRGVPQIEVTFDIDANGIVNVSAMDKGTGKSQKITITSSSGLSDDEIDRMMKDAEAHAEEDRKRKEAVEVRNQADQLVYSTEKTLKDLGDKVDQGEIDKANAAKDRVKKALEGDNFDEIKAASEELEQVVQQLSVKLYEQAAQAQGGAAPEGEQPSSSKGKENVVDADYEVVDDKK comes from the coding sequence ATGAGTAAAGTTATCGGTATTGACCTTGGAACAACGAACTCCTGCGTAGCGGTGATGGAGGGCGGCGAGGCCGTCGTTATTCCGAATGCAGAGGGCAACCGTACGACCCCGTCGGTCGTCGGCTTCAAGAAGGACGGCGAGCGGATCGTCGGCGATACAGCGAAGCGTCAGGCGATTACGAACCCGGATCGCACCATTATTTCGATCAAGCGTCACATGGGTACGAGCCACAAGGAGACGATTGACGGCCAGAGCTTCACGCCGCAAGAAATTTCCGCGATCATTCTGCAGAAGCTGAAGGCAGACGCAGAGGCATACCTCGGTCAGCCTGTAACCCAAGCGGTGATTACGGTTCCGGCTTATTTCAACGACAGCCAGCGTCAAGCGACGAAGGATGCAGGTAAAATCGCAGGTCTTGAAGTACTGCGTATCGTGAACGAGCCGACTGCAGCCGCGCTTGCATACGGTATGGAGAAGTCCGAGGATCAGACGATTCTCGTGTATGACCTCGGCGGCGGTACGTTCGACGTCTCGATTCTTGAGCTGGGCGACGGCTTCTTCGAGGTGAAGGCGACGAGCGGTGACAACAAGCTGGGCGGCGATGACTTCGACCAAGTGATTATCGACTATCTCGTGGCCGAGTTCAAGAAGGAGCATGGCATCGATCTGAGCAAGGACAAGGCGGCCGTTCAGCGTCTGAAGGATGCAGCGGAGAAGGCGAAGAAGGAGCTGTCCGGCGTACTGACGACGACGATCTCCCTTCCGTTCATCACCGTTGTTGATGGCGTACCTCAGCACTTGGAGGTTAACCTGACTCGAGCGAAGTTCGAGGAGCTGTCCAGCGGCCTCGTGGAGCGCACGCTCGGACCGACTCGTCAAGCGCTTAGCGATGCGGGTCTTACAGCTGACAAGATCGACAAGATCGTCCTCGTCGGCGGCTCGACACGTATTCCTGCTGTTCAAGAGGCGGTTAAGCGTCTGACAGGCAAGGAGCCTCACAAGGGCGTGAACCCGGACGAGGTCGTTGCGCTTGGTGCAGCCGTTCAGGCGGGCGTACTGACAGGCGATGTGAAGGATGTCGTATTGCTCGACGTGACTCCGTTGTCGCTCGGTATCGAGACAGCAGGCGGCGTATTTACGAAAATGATCGAGCGCAACACGACGATCCCGACGACGAAGTCGCAGGTGTTCACGACGTATGCGGACAGCCAGCCAAGCGTAGAAATTCACGTGCTGCAAGGTGAGCGCGCCATGGCGAACGACAACAAGACGCTCGGCAAGTTCATGCTCGGCGACATTCCACCGGCTCCGCGTGGCGTACCGCAGATCGAGGTTACTTTTGACATCGACGCTAACGGTATTGTGAATGTATCCGCGATGGATAAGGGAACAGGCAAGAGCCAGAAGATCACGATCACATCCTCCAGCGGCTTGTCCGACGATGAGATCGATCGTATGATGAAGGACGCTGAGGCGCATGCCGAGGAAGACCGCAAGCGTAAGGAAGCGGTTGAGGTGCGCAATCAGGCGGATCAGCTCGTGTACTCGACAGAGAAGACGCTCAAGGATCTTGGCGACAAGGTCGACCAGGGCGAGATCGACAAGGCGAATGCAGCGAAGGATCGCGTGAAGAAGGCGCTCGAGGGCGACAACTTCGATGAGATCAAGGCGGCGAGCGAGGAGCTGGAGCAGGTCGTTCAGCAGCTGTCCGTGAAGCTGTATGAGCAAGCGGCGCAGGCTCAGGGCGGCGCAGCACCGGAAGGCGAGCAGCCTAGCTCGTCCAAGGGCAAGGAGAACGTTGTAGATGCCGACTATGAAGTCGTAGACGATAAGAAGTAA
- the grpE gene encoding nucleotide exchange factor GrpE — MSTEPTKQEQAEEQQTAAEQQTAAEQQNDSATYEAQDAAEQAADDSGIQDAVQAELEQAKKQAEEHYQRLLRTQAEFDNYRKRTQKEKEDFTKYASSKVLEQLLPVFDNFERALATSKGSTDYDALTKGIDMIFRQFEQVLAAEGLQAMEVVGQPFDPALHQAIMQVESEEYGEGIVVEEVQKGYILKDKVLRPAMVKVSS; from the coding sequence TTGAGTACGGAACCAACGAAGCAGGAGCAAGCTGAAGAGCAGCAGACTGCCGCTGAGCAGCAGACTGCCGCTGAGCAGCAGAACGACAGCGCTACATATGAGGCACAGGATGCTGCTGAGCAGGCTGCAGACGATTCCGGCATCCAAGATGCTGTCCAGGCAGAGCTGGAGCAGGCGAAGAAGCAGGCTGAGGAGCATTACCAGCGGCTGCTGCGTACGCAGGCCGAGTTCGACAACTACCGCAAGCGGACGCAGAAGGAGAAGGAGGACTTCACCAAGTATGCGTCATCCAAGGTGCTGGAGCAGCTGCTGCCGGTGTTCGATAATTTCGAGCGCGCGCTTGCGACTAGCAAGGGAAGCACAGACTATGACGCCCTTACCAAAGGGATTGACATGATATTCAGACAATTCGAGCAGGTGCTCGCAGCCGAAGGCTTGCAGGCGATGGAGGTCGTCGGTCAGCCGTTCGATCCAGCGCTCCACCAAGCGATCATGCAGGTGGAATCCGAGGAATATGGCGAAGGCATCGTCGTGGAAGAGGTTCAGAAGGGCTACATCCTGAAGGATAAAGTACTGCGCCCAGCGATGGTGAAGGTAAGCTCTTAA
- the lepA gene encoding translation elongation factor 4, producing the protein MDIQARQKKIRNFCIIAHIDHGKSTLADRILEFTGALSSREMQEQVLDQMDLERERGITIKLQAVRLNYRAENGEEYILNLIDTPGHVDFTYEVSRSLAACEGALLVVDAAQGIEAQTLANVYLALDNNLEILPVINKIDLPSADPERVKQEVEDVIGLDASDAVLASAKAGIGIKEILEQIVQKVPAPTGETDKPLKALIFDSHYDAYKGVIVYVRVLDGSIKAGSKIKFMATDKTFEVIEVGAFKPRMGIVDSLEVGDVGFIVAGIKNVGDTRVGDTVTDAKNPTLEPLPGYRKINPMVFCGLYPIETSEYNDLREALEKLQLNDASLSFEPETSTALGFGFRCGFLGLLHMDVIQERIEREFDIPLITTAPSVVFRVTQTNGDTISIENPSLFPEPGKIDYVEEPFVKAKIIVPNDYVGAIMELCQGKRGEFINMEYLDTTRVTLTYDIPLSEIVYDFFDQLKSSTKGYASFDYEISGYKRTNLVKMDILLNNEQVDALSFIVHRDRAYQRGRIICEKLRELIPRQMFEVPIQATIGQKVIARETVKAMRKNVLAKCYGGDISRKRKLLEKQKEGKKRMKQVGSVEVPQEAFMAVLKIDDN; encoded by the coding sequence ATGGATATTCAAGCGAGACAAAAGAAAATTAGAAACTTCTGTATTATAGCGCACATTGACCACGGGAAATCGACGCTGGCCGACCGCATTCTTGAATTCACGGGAGCGCTCAGCTCACGGGAAATGCAGGAGCAGGTACTCGACCAGATGGACCTGGAGCGGGAGCGGGGCATTACGATCAAGCTTCAGGCCGTGCGCTTGAACTACCGGGCGGAGAACGGTGAAGAATATATATTGAATCTGATCGATACGCCAGGACACGTCGACTTCACGTACGAAGTGTCGCGAAGCCTTGCGGCCTGTGAAGGGGCGTTGCTCGTTGTCGACGCAGCTCAGGGCATCGAGGCGCAGACGCTCGCGAACGTGTATCTTGCGCTCGACAACAATCTGGAGATTCTTCCGGTCATCAACAAGATCGACCTGCCGAGCGCTGATCCGGAGCGGGTCAAGCAGGAGGTCGAGGACGTCATCGGTCTTGACGCGAGCGACGCGGTGCTTGCCTCTGCGAAGGCTGGGATCGGCATCAAGGAAATTCTCGAGCAGATCGTGCAGAAGGTGCCGGCGCCGACGGGTGAGACGGATAAGCCGCTGAAGGCGCTGATCTTCGACTCGCATTACGACGCATATAAGGGCGTTATTGTGTACGTGCGCGTCCTCGACGGTTCGATCAAGGCGGGGTCCAAGATCAAGTTCATGGCGACCGACAAGACGTTCGAGGTCATCGAGGTCGGCGCGTTCAAGCCGCGCATGGGCATTGTCGACTCGCTGGAGGTTGGCGACGTTGGCTTCATCGTCGCAGGCATCAAGAATGTGGGCGATACGCGAGTCGGTGATACGGTGACCGATGCGAAGAACCCGACGCTAGAGCCGCTGCCAGGCTACCGCAAAATTAACCCGATGGTATTTTGCGGACTGTACCCGATCGAGACGAGCGAATACAACGATCTGCGCGAGGCGCTCGAGAAGCTGCAGCTGAACGACGCATCGCTCAGCTTCGAGCCGGAGACATCAACGGCGCTCGGCTTCGGCTTCCGATGCGGCTTCCTCGGTCTGCTGCACATGGACGTCATTCAAGAGCGCATCGAACGCGAATTCGATATTCCGCTCATTACGACGGCGCCGAGCGTAGTGTTCCGAGTTACGCAGACGAACGGCGATACGATCAGCATCGAGAATCCGTCACTCTTCCCGGAGCCAGGTAAGATCGACTATGTCGAGGAGCCGTTCGTCAAGGCGAAGATTATCGTGCCGAACGACTATGTCGGGGCAATCATGGAGCTGTGTCAAGGCAAGCGCGGCGAGTTCATCAACATGGAGTACCTCGACACGACGCGCGTGACGCTCACGTACGACATTCCGCTGTCCGAGATCGTCTACGATTTCTTCGACCAGCTGAAGTCGAGCACGAAGGGCTACGCCTCGTTCGATTACGAGATTTCCGGCTACAAGCGGACGAATCTGGTCAAGATGGACATTCTGCTTAACAACGAGCAGGTCGATGCACTGTCGTTCATCGTCCATCGCGACCGTGCGTACCAGCGCGGACGTATCATCTGCGAGAAGCTGCGCGAGCTCATTCCGCGCCAAATGTTCGAGGTGCCGATTCAGGCGACGATCGGACAGAAGGTTATCGCGCGTGAGACGGTTAAGGCGATGCGCAAGAACGTTCTTGCCAAGTGCTACGGCGGTGACATCTCGCGTAAGCGGAAGCTGCTCGAGAAGCAGAAGGAAGGTAAGAAGCGGATGAAGCAGGTCGGCAGCGTTGAGGTGCCGCAGGAAGCGTTCATGGCTGTATTGAAGATCGACGACAATTAA
- the hrcA gene encoding heat-inducible transcriptional repressor HrcA: MLTERQRQILSAIVDGYIRSAEPIGSRSISKHGNVGYSPATIRNEMSDLEELGFLEQPHTSAGRIPSHKGYRYYVDHLMPSGLVAADEVNMLKRFFAERMEEMERVIQQVAMIMSQVTPYTSIIMSPEMQTTTLKHLQIIPLNDRNAVAIVVTNTGQVENKTITIPEGIPMGEIEKFVTILNARLKNVPLMQFKSKLYSEISTELSRYVSGYEELLVMLDSIIHPDEEERVFVGGSTNMLTQPEFKDVDKVKSILDLLSQTPKVIQLFEGTATSAGIQVRIGSENKLEAVNDCSLITATYSFEGQQLGTIGILGPTRMDYAKVIKLLEYLSKDMTQLMERWYR; encoded by the coding sequence ATGCTGACCGAACGCCAGAGACAAATATTAAGCGCCATCGTAGACGGATACATTCGTTCCGCAGAGCCGATCGGGTCACGGAGCATATCGAAGCACGGCAACGTGGGCTATAGCCCCGCCACGATTCGCAATGAGATGTCAGATCTCGAAGAGCTGGGATTTCTCGAGCAGCCGCATACGTCGGCTGGACGAATTCCTTCACATAAAGGCTACAGGTATTACGTCGACCATCTGATGCCGTCCGGACTCGTCGCCGCCGATGAGGTGAACATGCTGAAGCGGTTTTTCGCCGAGCGGATGGAGGAGATGGAGCGCGTCATTCAGCAGGTCGCGATGATTATGTCGCAGGTGACGCCGTATACGTCGATCATTATGAGTCCGGAGATGCAGACGACGACGCTGAAGCATCTGCAGATCATACCACTGAACGACAGGAACGCCGTTGCCATCGTCGTCACGAACACCGGTCAGGTGGAGAACAAGACGATTACGATTCCCGAGGGCATTCCGATGGGCGAGATTGAGAAGTTCGTCACGATCTTGAATGCTAGGTTGAAAAACGTGCCGCTCATGCAGTTCAAGTCGAAGCTGTACAGCGAAATTTCGACAGAGCTGAGCCGCTACGTGTCAGGCTACGAGGAGCTGCTCGTCATGCTGGACTCGATCATCCATCCGGATGAGGAGGAGCGCGTCTTCGTTGGCGGCTCTACGAACATGCTGACGCAGCCGGAGTTCAAGGACGTCGATAAGGTCAAGAGCATTCTCGATCTGCTGTCCCAGACGCCGAAGGTCATTCAGCTGTTCGAGGGCACGGCCACCTCGGCGGGCATTCAAGTGCGCATCGGCAGCGAGAACAAGCTGGAGGCCGTCAACGACTGCTCACTCATTACCGCCACGTACTCGTTCGAGGGGCAGCAGCTCGGTACGATTGGTATTCTCGGGCCGACACGTATGGACTACGCCAAGGTGATCAAGCTGCTCGAGTACTTGTCCAAGGACATGACGCAGCTGATGGAGCGCTGGTACCGATGA
- a CDS encoding TCP-1/cpn60 chaperonin family protein has protein sequence MSQLKGSGSDGEETFATLRNNAQAVQAICAAVEGTLGPKGLDTMLVGSAGDVIITNDGVTILEKMDVAHPAAQLLIQVARSQQERIGDGTTTATVLAGALVAEGARQVMRGVPVAKVVRGVEEGIARAVGSLSGRARPLAGLDDPMLLRIAHIAAREHGELAALIVAGARRLGPAKLREETFRFADVVQALGKSPGEVWPGLVLAKRPVNAQPEELAAAAAAHVLVVQDAFGPAEVEDEALTTDAGFQRQLLLREQFRDALMRLSELRVGLVVADRAIDPEAEQYCSDHGIMVLQRLPRAELRRLCAYTGARPVRRAALYRPAAELAAYIGYAGHIAYDERLRCIRIAEGRGPAQVSVIVGASTDEIAGERLRIAKDAASSVQAALIGGWLPGGGAAELAAAHELERYRETVRGMEGFGLEAVAQALRKPLAQIVVNAGYNPLEKVEEAKAAQVVAGADSLGIDCDTGAVADMAELGVIDPAPVKLHALQAAGEVACAVLRIHTVIKMRGLREQE, from the coding sequence ATGAGTCAGCTGAAGGGAAGCGGCTCTGACGGCGAGGAGACGTTCGCGACGCTGCGCAACAATGCGCAGGCTGTGCAGGCGATCTGTGCAGCAGTCGAGGGCACGCTCGGCCCGAAGGGGCTCGATACGATGCTCGTCGGCTCCGCTGGCGATGTAATCATCACGAATGATGGCGTGACCATATTGGAAAAAATGGACGTCGCCCACCCTGCGGCGCAGCTGCTCATCCAGGTCGCCCGCTCGCAGCAGGAGCGGATCGGCGACGGCACGACCACGGCGACGGTGCTCGCCGGCGCGCTAGTCGCGGAGGGTGCGCGGCAGGTAATGCGCGGAGTGCCCGTAGCGAAGGTCGTGCGCGGCGTCGAGGAAGGCATCGCTCGCGCGGTAGGCAGCTTGAGCGGCCGGGCGAGGCCGCTCGCAGGGCTGGACGATCCGATGCTGCTGCGGATCGCGCATATTGCAGCCCGCGAGCACGGTGAGCTCGCGGCGCTCATTGTCGCGGGGGCGCGGCGGCTCGGCCCCGCCAAGCTGCGCGAGGAGACGTTCCGGTTCGCGGACGTCGTCCAAGCGCTGGGCAAGTCGCCCGGCGAAGTATGGCCGGGCCTGGTCCTTGCGAAGCGGCCGGTGAACGCGCAGCCGGAGGAGCTGGCAGCCGCAGCTGCCGCCCACGTGCTCGTCGTCCAGGACGCCTTCGGCCCGGCCGAGGTCGAGGACGAGGCGCTGACGACGGACGCGGGCTTCCAGCGGCAGCTGCTGCTGCGGGAGCAGTTCCGCGACGCGCTCATGCGGCTCTCCGAGCTGCGCGTCGGTCTTGTTGTGGCCGATCGGGCGATCGATCCCGAGGCCGAGCAATATTGCAGCGACCATGGCATCATGGTGCTGCAGCGGCTACCGCGCGCCGAGCTGCGGCGGCTGTGCGCGTACACGGGCGCGCGTCCGGTGCGACGCGCTGCGCTGTACCGGCCTGCGGCGGAGCTCGCGGCCTACATCGGCTATGCCGGGCATATCGCCTATGACGAGCGGCTGCGCTGCATCCGCATCGCCGAGGGCCGCGGCCCGGCGCAAGTCTCGGTCATCGTCGGGGCGAGCACCGACGAAATAGCGGGCGAGCGGCTTCGCATCGCGAAGGACGCCGCCTCAAGCGTGCAGGCCGCGCTGATCGGCGGCTGGCTGCCGGGCGGCGGGGCGGCGGAGCTGGCCGCCGCGCATGAGCTGGAGCGCTACCGCGAGACGGTGCGCGGCATGGAGGGCTTCGGCCTCGAGGCCGTCGCCCAGGCGCTGCGCAAGCCGCTCGCGCAGATCGTCGTCAACGCGGGCTACAACCCGCTGGAGAAGGTCGAGGAGGCGAAGGCTGCGCAGGTCGTCGCCGGAGCCGACTCGCTCGGTATCGACTGCGATACCGGCGCGGTCGCTGACATGGCGGAGCTCGGCGTCATCGACCCGGCTCCCGTCAAGCTGCATGCGCTGCAGGCAGCGGGCGAGGTGGCGTGCGCGGTGCTGCGCATCCACACGGTCATCAAGATGCGCGGCCTGCGTGAGCAGGAGTAG
- the prmA gene encoding 50S ribosomal protein L11 methyltransferase: MRWHEITIHTTEEAIEMISNFIHELGAGGVSIEESGTLNKPRDTSLGQWYELPLNDIPEGRAVIKGYFNEETDPEAVLAELKQSVAQLAEYDIDTGEPTYELKLVDDEDWANAWKQYFKPIRVSERLTIKPTWEEYTPSEGEIILELDPGMAFGTGTHATTALCLRTIEKVIQGGEDVIDVGTGSGILAIAAEKLGARHVLALDLDPVAVSSATENTRLSGLSEHITVKLSDLLQAINEGRSSGSSELGVQLPVQVVVANILAEIIVLFVDDVYEALQPGGTYIVSGVIKSKQQLVEEALTKAGFRVDEVNEEQDWIVLIARKPQV, translated from the coding sequence GTGCGCTGGCATGAAATTACGATACATACGACAGAAGAAGCAATCGAGATGATCTCGAACTTCATTCATGAGCTGGGTGCGGGGGGCGTCTCAATTGAGGAATCGGGGACGCTGAATAAGCCGCGTGATACGTCGCTTGGACAATGGTACGAGCTGCCGCTGAACGATATTCCCGAAGGACGTGCGGTCATCAAGGGCTACTTCAACGAGGAGACAGACCCGGAAGCGGTGCTGGCCGAGCTTAAGCAATCGGTGGCGCAGCTGGCGGAGTACGATATTGATACCGGTGAGCCGACTTATGAGCTGAAGCTCGTCGATGACGAGGATTGGGCGAACGCTTGGAAGCAATATTTCAAGCCGATTCGGGTGTCGGAGCGTCTGACGATCAAGCCGACGTGGGAGGAGTATACACCGAGCGAGGGCGAGATCATTCTGGAGCTGGACCCTGGCATGGCGTTCGGAACGGGGACGCATGCGACGACGGCGCTATGTCTGCGCACCATCGAGAAGGTTATTCAAGGCGGCGAGGACGTCATCGACGTCGGTACAGGCTCGGGCATACTGGCGATTGCGGCAGAGAAGCTCGGCGCTCGTCACGTGCTTGCACTGGATCTCGATCCAGTTGCTGTATCGAGTGCGACGGAGAATACGCGACTGAGCGGTCTCAGCGAGCACATTACGGTGAAGCTGAGCGATCTGCTGCAGGCGATCAACGAAGGGCGCAGCAGCGGCTCGTCTGAGCTCGGCGTTCAGCTGCCGGTGCAGGTCGTTGTGGCGAACATTCTTGCCGAGATCATCGTCTTGTTCGTCGATGACGTGTACGAAGCGCTCCAGCCGGGCGGCACGTACATCGTGTCCGGTGTTATCAAGAGCAAGCAGCAGCTGGTCGAGGAGGCGCTGACGAAGGCAGGCTTCCGCGTGGACGAGGTGAACGAGGAGCAGGACTGGATCGTGCTGATCGCGAGAAAGCCGCAGGTGTAG
- the dnaJ gene encoding molecular chaperone DnaJ, whose protein sequence is MSKRDYYEVLGVGKDSSQEDIKKAYRKLARQYHPDVNKAADAETKFKEAKEAYDVLSDDQKKAQYDRFGHVDPNQGGFGGGGGGGDFGGFGDLFDMFFGGGGGQRRNPNAPQRGNDLQYTLTIEFKEAVFGKKLDIHIPRTETCDTCHGSGAKPGTKPDTCGVCHGSGQQEVVQNTAFGRIVNRRVCSACQGQGKTIKDKCSTCHGNGKVKKQRTININIPAGVDEGAQLRVTGEGEGGLRGGPPGDLYVVIRVKPHEFFEREGEDIYCEVPLTFAQAALGDEIEIPTLTEKVKLKIPAGTQTDTYFRLKGKGVPRLRGTGQGDQHVKVVVVTPTSLNDEQRELLREFSKLSGEHTHGQQQSIFERMKKAILGD, encoded by the coding sequence ATGAGCAAGCGCGATTATTATGAGGTGCTAGGGGTAGGTAAGGATTCTTCGCAGGAGGACATCAAGAAGGCGTACCGGAAGCTGGCGCGTCAATATCACCCGGATGTGAACAAGGCGGCTGACGCGGAGACGAAGTTCAAGGAAGCGAAGGAAGCGTACGACGTGCTGAGCGACGATCAGAAGAAGGCGCAGTACGACCGCTTCGGCCATGTCGACCCGAATCAGGGCGGCTTCGGCGGCGGTGGTGGCGGTGGGGACTTCGGCGGCTTCGGCGATCTGTTCGATATGTTCTTCGGCGGCGGAGGCGGCCAGCGGCGCAATCCGAACGCCCCCCAGCGTGGTAACGACCTGCAGTATACGCTGACGATTGAGTTCAAGGAAGCTGTGTTCGGCAAAAAGCTGGACATCCACATTCCACGCACGGAAACGTGCGACACGTGTCATGGCAGCGGTGCGAAGCCGGGCACGAAGCCGGATACGTGCGGCGTCTGTCACGGCTCAGGTCAGCAGGAGGTTGTGCAGAACACAGCGTTCGGCCGGATCGTGAACCGTCGTGTGTGCTCGGCCTGCCAAGGTCAGGGCAAAACGATCAAGGACAAGTGCAGCACGTGCCATGGCAACGGCAAGGTGAAGAAGCAGCGTACCATCAACATCAACATTCCTGCGGGTGTCGATGAGGGCGCTCAGCTTCGCGTGACCGGCGAAGGCGAGGGCGGTCTGCGCGGCGGTCCTCCGGGAGACTTGTACGTCGTCATTCGCGTGAAGCCGCATGAGTTCTTCGAGCGTGAGGGTGAGGACATCTACTGTGAGGTGCCTCTCACATTCGCGCAGGCGGCGCTCGGCGATGAGATCGAGATTCCGACGCTGACCGAGAAGGTGAAGTTGAAGATTCCGGCCGGAACTCAGACAGACACGTATTTCCGTCTGAAGGGCAAGGGTGTACCGCGTCTGCGTGGCACCGGTCAAGGTGATCAGCACGTGAAGGTCGTCGTTGTCACGCCGACGAGTCTGAACGACGAGCAGCGCGAGCTGCTGCGCGAGTTCTCCAAGCTGAGCGGCGAGCATACGCACGGACAGCAGCAGTCGATTTTCGAACGGATGAAGAAAGCGATACTGGGCGACTAG